A DNA window from Deltaproteobacteria bacterium contains the following coding sequences:
- a CDS encoding SDR family oxidoreductase, whose amino-acid sequence MVIHRTKLEARPMAEIILKDEHDMLRPGLGRLKGKVAIVTGANSGIGRATSRLFAREGAKVVCCDIQETISPRIDQLIKVKENGEAIFAHCDVTKQEDLDRAVKTAVDSFGKVDILYNNAGAGIRKKIHEHTDEEWNFVLNTNLNAMYRGAKAVIPQFLKQGYGNMVTTASTFGLLASAQYPGYCATKAAIVNLTREMAIDYGPLGIRINCVCPGAIETPRFRGFPPQPTLGEGMTDEQRKKMGASNKALLRMGRPEEIAYGVLFLVSDEATFVTGHALVVDGGQTIAV is encoded by the coding sequence ATGGTGATCCATCGAACAAAACTGGAGGCGCGGCCAATGGCGGAAATTATTTTAAAAGACGAACACGACATGTTACGTCCGGGACTCGGACGGCTCAAAGGCAAAGTAGCTATCGTGACCGGCGCCAACAGCGGCATCGGCCGGGCGACTTCACGTTTGTTCGCGCGCGAGGGCGCGAAAGTCGTGTGCTGCGATATTCAGGAAACCATCTCGCCGCGCATCGACCAATTGATCAAGGTAAAAGAAAACGGCGAAGCGATATTCGCCCATTGCGACGTCACCAAGCAGGAAGACTTGGACCGCGCGGTGAAGACCGCCGTCGATAGCTTCGGCAAGGTCGATATTCTTTACAACAACGCCGGCGCCGGCATCCGCAAGAAAATCCATGAACACACCGACGAGGAATGGAACTTCGTGTTGAACACCAACTTGAACGCCATGTATCGCGGCGCCAAGGCGGTGATACCGCAGTTCCTAAAACAAGGCTACGGCAACATGGTCACTACCGCGTCGACCTTCGGCCTGCTCGCTTCGGCGCAGTATCCCGGCTACTGCGCCACCAAAGCGGCGATCGTAAATTTAACCCGCGAGATGGCGATCGATTACGGTCCGCTGGGAATTCGTATCAACTGTGTATGTCCCGGCGCCATCGAGACACCGCGCTTCCGGGGCTTTCCGCCGCAGCCAACGCTCGGCGAGGGCATGACCGACGAGCAAAGAAAAAAAATGGGCGCGAGCAACAAAGCACTGCTAAGAATGGGCCGGCCGGAAGAGATCGCCTATGGTGTGCTCTTCTTAGTTTCCGACGAAGCAACCTTTGTCACCGGCCATGCACTGGTGGTCGACGGCGGACAAACCATCGCGGTGTGA